The DNA sequence ACCCGTCGCAATCAGACTCTCGCCCAGGCTCACGGCGGGTGATACGCGGATGCGGTCGCCGTTGCAGTAGGCACCCCCGCCCTGCCAGGCGGAGAAACACTCGTCGCGGTTGGGGTCATAGACCACCCCGGCAATGGGTGTACTGCCCTGCGCCAGCCCGATGCTCACCGAGAACACGGGCAGGTTGTGGATGAAGTTGGCCGTTCCGTCGAGTGGGTCGATAATCCAGTTCAGCGCCGTCTTGTCGGCCTCCGTGCCGGTGGTATCCTCTTCGGTGATGAAGCCCGCTTCGGGCAGCAGCTGGCTCAGCCGCGCCACCAGCATTTTTTCGGCTTCCTTGTCCACGTAGGACACGAGGTTGTTAAGTCCCTTGTATTCGATGGCATCGCGCTTGAATTGGCTGCGTTCCTGCAGCAGAAACGCCCCGGCTTCGGTGGCGATGGTACCCATATCGCGCGTTAGCGCGGCCAGATCAGTTGTCATAAAAGTCGAAATAAATCGGCCTGTAGGATTCCGGACGACGACGCCCGGACGTGAAACAGGAGATCACCCGAACGTAGCCGTCCGGAATCCTACAGGCCGAACTACAGGTACTATGGTTTATTGGGTTGGGACGTGTCTTTCTCCCAGTCTCCTACCGGGCGAGCACGCTGCTACGGACATGCTTACCCTTCAGAGGCCGGGGGTA is a window from the Spirosoma rigui genome containing:
- a CDS encoding inositol monophosphatase family protein; the encoded protein is MTTDLAALTRDMGTIATEAGAFLLQERSQFKRDAIEYKGLNNLVSYVDKEAEKMLVARLSQLLPEAGFITEEDTTGTEADKTALNWIIDPLDGTANFIHNLPVFSVSIGLAQGSTPIAGVVYDPNRDECFSAWQGGGAYCNGDRIRVSPAVSLGESLIATGFPYYTFEQMQAYLQILESLMQKTHGLRRMGSAAIDLAYVAAGRFDAFYEYNLKSWDMAAGVLLIREAGGTVTDFAGGDEFLFRGDVVAGCGVHAELIREIQTFWGKPVS